The Chryseobacterium shigense genome segment GAATCTTTTCAAAAGTATTGATGTTCCGGCTGGTGAGCTGATCTTTAAGGCTTTTCTTTCCCAGAACCTTACCAAAAGAAGAATCCAGTGTATTTCCTTTGGGAACCTGCCAGTAAAATATTCCTCCGGTAATTTCAGCTTTTTCATCTTCAGTTTTGGAAGCTGCCTCGAATTCTGCCATCAGGATATTTTCCACTCCGGGATTTCCTACAAAGGCATAAATATGCATATCATCCTTTTTTTCAAAAGGAATGCTGCTCCAGAAAATTCCTGTTTCTTCATGGGATTTTATAAACAGAAAGGCTTCGTAGGAAAAATGATCAGACATTGCTTTTTCTAAAATCTTCTTTAGTTCTTCCGCTTTTTTATCGGAAGAGAACACTATATTTCCGGATGCCAGTACCGAACTTACATCCTGCATTCCGGCTTCTTTAAAAACCTGGCATACATCGGCCATTTTCATATTGGTTCCTTTTACGTTGACGCCGCGGAGAAAAGCACAGTATTTCATTTTTTGAGGGATTAGGAGTTAGAGATCAGGTTGTAGGGAAACGATTTGATTTGTAAATTACAAATATAATTCTAAAATTTTCAAATAAAAAAACGGAACCAAAGTCCCGTTTTTTTATTAGCATTTTTATTGTGTTACCTTAATTATTGCTGTTGTAATTTGTTCCTCTTTTTCTTTTGAGTAAGTAGAATCAAAAGGTTCCATCACATCAAACAGATACTGGTAGAAAGGTGAGATTTTCTGTATCTTTTCAGATTCTTTTCTTGCCTTTTCCTTGCCCATCTGCTGAAGATCTTTGATGAATGTATTAAACTTCTTATCAATCGGTTCTATGGATTTCACAAGGTAAGCATATGCTTTCTCATTCTGTCCCAGCTTTTTATACGCATCTGTAACAGCTGCTACTACAAGGGAATACTCCATTGGTTTTGATCTCATCTGTCTTCTTGCAAAATTCTGATCAGCCGGAGCAAGACTCAGGTAATAATCATACTCTTCAAAAATACCTTTTTTAAGGATTTCTGCCAACTGAAGCCCTTTCTTCTCCTGTCCTGCAATGATGTATCCTGTTACCATAGAACTTAGTGAACGTGGATCATTAAATTTCTCAGCAGGAATTTCTTTGGAAACAAGATCCAGCAATTCTACTGCTTTACCTTTCTGTCCGTTTAAAGCCAGTGCTGAAGCTGCTCTGCTCGCTGACATTCTGTAGCTCATGATGTTTGAGGTAGCTGTTTCATCAAAATGGCTATTTAAGTCTTTGAAATTACCCCATCTGAAGTTTTTCACAACATTGTACAGTGAATTAACATCTACTCTTCCCATATCTCCATCTGCATTTGGAACAGTGTGGATTGGAACCAATCTGTAGCTGAAGCCATCAAACTGAAGATACTCATCAAGATAGAAAATATTTTCACTGTCGTAAATTCCTCCTGATGAGAAGTTGACAGGACGTTTCCAGTCGAAATTGGCAAGCATATCCATCAGGATCAGGTTATTTTTATAAAGAGTGTTTCCTTTATAAGTAATCATGATCTGGTTAACTACATTCGGAAGATCTGCCTGCGTGATGATTCCAGCTTTTAAAGCATTTTCTTTGTTAACAGGAAGAATGAATTTATTTACCGGAAGAATATTGTATTTCTCATACTTTTCTTCTCCAAAGTACATTTTTAAAAGCTCATCTTTTTCAGGAGATTTGAATTTGATAAAATCAATAGCTTCTTTCAATGTTAATGAATCCTGTGTAAGATATTTTCTGAATGCCTGGAATTCCGTATCAGGGGCTCCCTGTTCTTTTAACATCGAGAAAACGCCTTCCCAGTCTTCTTTCTTCATCATGTAGATCTGGTCGTTTACACCATCTCTGTAATCCTCATGAGTCAGCTCACTTGGAATTCCTGCCGCATTGTATGTTTTTCTTTTCACCTGATCCAGATTCCATGGAGTTGAAGCAAGGGTAAAGTTAACTACCTTCACATCATCTCTGAATCTTTCTGTTTCCTGGATTGCCCAGACAGGATACGTATCATTATCTCCGTAAACAAATAAAATATCGTTCTTCGGAAGTGATTTTAATACTGAATAGGCATAATCATATGCTGTATACCTGTTGCTTCTGTCGTGTACATTATAGTTCTGGAAGCCCATCATAAAAGGAACTCCTAATAAAACTACTCCCAAAGCAATATTTGCCCCGTTGGATTTTACCTTGGACTGGATGAACCATAAAATAGCTGCTGCCCCAAGACCAATCCAGATAGCAAAGGCATAGAAGGAGCCTACCATCGCATAATCCCTTTCTCTTGGCTCAAAAGGCTTTACACCCGTATAGAAAACGATTCCGACACTGGTTAAAACAAATAACGAAAGCAGGGCATAAAATCTTCCAAAATCCCTGTTCAATTGGAAAAAGAAACCGATCAGTCCTAAAATCAAAGGTAAAAAGAAGAATTTTACGGTACTTTCATTCTTGAATTTGGCAGGCATTTTATCCTGGTTGCCAAGCAAAGCATTATCAATGAAAGGAATTCCGGAAATCCAGTTTCCTTTTGTGTTTTCCATATTCCCTTCAAGATCGTTCTGTCTTCCTACGAAGTTCCACATCAGGTATCTTACAAAGTAATATCCGTTCTGGAATGTAATGAAATAATCCATATTCTGGGCCAAAGATGGCTTCTGAACATTGATTAAATTGTAAGGCTTAACCTTCAGATAATCGGCTGCCGTAATAGAT includes the following:
- a CDS encoding DUF1697 domain-containing protein, with product MKYCAFLRGVNVKGTNMKMADVCQVFKEAGMQDVSSVLASGNIVFSSDKKAEELKKILEKAMSDHFSYEAFLFIKSHEETGIFWSSIPFEKKDDMHIYAFVGNPGVENILMAEFEAASKTEDEKAEITGGIFYWQVPKGNTLDSSFGKVLGKKSLKDQLTSRNINTFEKILKKMN
- a CDS encoding DUF2723 domain-containing protein, whose amino-acid sequence is MKNWTFRQWNTVLGWVIFVIAFFTYLSTIEPNFSFWDCGEYISSAVKLEVTHAPGAALFQIVGAVAAIFALGKGENYSIVINAMSALFSALTILFLFWTITHFVRRLLNKDFDEVTKHQEISILFAGAVGALCFTFSDTFWFSAVEGEVYSMASMFIALLVWLITKWENEYLAKDNERWIILIFFVLGLSVGVHMMCMLAVPAVCLVYYARNYKFTWKNFIWANAITLGILIIVFKIIFPLIMTMFGRLEIFFVNGLGLPFHSGTIAAFILMVAACYFMIKYARKAKRNIIQTAALSVVYMMIGFSCWMVIPVRANANPPMNLNDPDTAIGMLDYYNREQYGDWPTIYGQNYTAFLDANGIEKNEDGSFKTKKTGEIYEKDEKTGTYRKTGDRFNYTFSKSQISLMPRMFNEDKDVMANYISMYGAPDFTFNYANEDVADSPQAKQIFDELRAKYEDKSITAADYLKVKPYNLINVQKPSLAQNMDYFITFQNGYYFVRYLMWNFVGRQNDLEGNMENTKGNWISGIPFIDNALLGNQDKMPAKFKNESTVKFFFLPLILGLIGFFFQLNRDFGRFYALLSLFVLTSVGIVFYTGVKPFEPRERDYAMVGSFYAFAIWIGLGAAAILWFIQSKVKSNGANIALGVVLLGVPFMMGFQNYNVHDRSNRYTAYDYAYSVLKSLPKNDILFVYGDNDTYPVWAIQETERFRDDVKVVNFTLASTPWNLDQVKRKTYNAAGIPSELTHEDYRDGVNDQIYMMKKEDWEGVFSMLKEQGAPDTEFQAFRKYLTQDSLTLKEAIDFIKFKSPEKDELLKMYFGEEKYEKYNILPVNKFILPVNKENALKAGIITQADLPNVVNQIMITYKGNTLYKNNLILMDMLANFDWKRPVNFSSGGIYDSENIFYLDEYLQFDGFSYRLVPIHTVPNADGDMGRVDVNSLYNVVKNFRWGNFKDLNSHFDETATSNIMSYRMSASRAASALALNGQKGKAVELLDLVSKEIPAEKFNDPRSLSSMVTGYIIAGQEKKGLQLAEILKKGIFEEYDYYLSLAPADQNFARRQMRSKPMEYSLVVAAVTDAYKKLGQNEKAYAYLVKSIEPIDKKFNTFIKDLQQMGKEKARKESEKIQKISPFYQYLFDVMEPFDSTYSKEKEEQITTAIIKVTQ